TAAATATTAACAGCAAGGCATTATTGTTCTGTGCTCAGGAAGCAGCAAAGTTAATGGAGAAAAATGGCGGCGGCAAGATTGTCAGCATAAGTTCTTTAGGATCGATTCGTTACTTAGAAAATTACACCGTAGTAGGTGTTTCTAAAGCCGCGTTAGAAGCCTTAACGAGGTATTTAGCAGTTGAGTTAGCAGCTAAAAATATTGTTGTAAATGCGGTCTCTGGCGGAGCTGTCGATACAGAAGCATTAACTCATTTCCCAAACCGCGAGGAGCTTCTTCAGGAGGCAAAGGAGAAAACTCCAGCAGGGCGTATGGTGGAAATTGAGGATATGGTAAATTGCGTTATGTTCCTTTTGTCAGAAGAATCCAGCATGATTAGGGGACAAACGATAATTGTTGATGGCGGAATTTCCTTACTTGTTTAATTATTTTTTTAAAAATTTTTTAGGATAATCTTCACGAAGCGGGACATATTAATTTCGTGGAGGTGATTAACATGGCAAACAATCAACAACCAAACAAAACTTCTGCTGGAACGAACATCCAAGAGGTTAGACAACAAAACGCTCAATCTCAAGCTGGTCAAGGTTCTGCTGGAGCTACTGGTTCAGCTGGTCAATTCGGAACTGAATTCGCTAGCCAAACAGATGCTGCAGAAGTGAAAAAGCAAAATCAGCAATCTCAAGCTAACAAAGGCCAAGGCAACTCTGGTCAATTTGGTCAAAGCTAATAAAGTAGTAACCAGAAGGCACCCTGAGTCGAAAGGGTGCCTTCTTAACGTGAAAAATTAGATAATTGTCTAGCTACAGCGCCTAGGGGCTCGGGGTCATAAGCCAATCCGTCAGAAAGGTTAAAGAACAACCTTCCCGCCGAATCGTCTTATGCCTGTTGCCCCTGGGAAAAAATGAACTGCTTTTTTCCTTGGTCAAGGCGCTTCCGCTTTTCGTTAAATCGACAAAACTTCTCCCAAGTCTACATAACTAGTCAAAGGATAAATCTATTTATTAAAGAATACATATTAGGAAGTAAAAATAAGGCGGTGTGGTAAATGGATCATTTTAACCGTTTAGTATCTGAGCAGATGATGACAATGGAAAAATTACTATACCTTCAAGGTGAGCTTGAGCGGTGTCAAGAAATTGAAGAACAACTACAGACTCTGCAAAATGAAACGGAGTTAGAGAGTGTCCAATTTGATATTAATCAAATGAAAAAAGAGTTAAAAGAGATTCAGGAAATCTTTGAAAAACAAACGGAGGAAGTTATCCAATCCTATCGTGAAACTGATTTAGAACCGTCAATATAGGTCAAAAATCAAAAAAAAATTGAAAAATATGCAAATTTCTTCAAAGAGTCATTGAAATCAATGGCTCTTTTGTTTTAAATTCTTTACTCAACCGTTATAATAATAAGAAATAGTAAATAACTTTGTTGCCATTTGTCGTTAATTGCAGGAAGAAAGGTTACAAAGCGTTTAGGAAGGAAGAAGGGGAGAATCATGGGCGTACCCATCGAAGGTGAACCAATACAAATACATAGCTATAAGCACAATGGGCACATCCATCGCGTCTGGGAAGAAACGACCGTTTTAAAAGGATCGCAAAATCTGGTAATTGGCGGGAATGATCGCACAATTGTTACAGAGTCAGATGGAAGAACATGGATTACAAGAGAACCAGCGATTTGTTATTTTCATTCACAGTATTGGTTTAACATTATTGGGATGATTCGTGAAGATGGTATTTATTACTATTGTAATCTCAGCTCACCATTTATTTTTGATGGTGAAGCAGTTAAATATATTGATTATGATCTTGATATTAAGGTATTCCCTGATATGACGTTTAATTTGTTAGACGAGGATGAATATGAACGGCACCGTCGTGAGATGAAGTATCCTGAGGTTATTGACCAAATCCTGAAAAGAAATGTCGAAAAGCTCATTCAGTGGATTCGACAGCGTAAAGGACCATTTGCGCCAGATTTTATTGATATCTGGTATGAGCGTTATTTAACCTACAGACGTTAATGGAAGAATGTTTCGGAAAGATGATGAAGGCACCTACACGTATTGTAGCTGTCTTCATCATCTTTCCCTGTTCTTATTAATGTGACAGCGCAGAAAGAGGGGCCAATCTTGAGCAGTGTTCGCAGATATCTCGAATTTGTTAAGCCATATCGCCTTCAAATTATAGGGACGATTATTATCGGGGTTTTAAAATTCGCAATCCCGCTTATGATACCCATGCTCATTAAGTATGTAGTGGATGATATAATTGGGGCAAGTGGTTTAACAAATGATGAGAAATTAAATAAATTACTAATCATAATGGGAATTATGATTGTTGTTTTTGTCGTAGTAAGGCCGCCAATTGAATATTATCGTCAATATTTTGCCCAATGGACGTCAAGTAAAATTCTTTACGATATCCGTGATCGGATGTATACACATATCCAGAAACTCAGCTTTAAGTATTATGCCAACACACGGTCAGGAGAAGTTATTTCTCGCGTTATTAATGATGTTGAGCAGACGAAAACATTTGTTATTACTGGCCTTATGAATCTTTGGCTCGATATCGCGACGATTATTATTGCCATCATTATTATGTTTTACATGAATGTGAGTCTTACTTTTGTATCCATCTTGCTATTTCCGTTATATGCGATCTCTATCAAGTACTTTTTTGGTAATCTTCGTAAGCTTACCCGGTCGCGCTCACAAGCACTTGCTGAAATACAAAGCTATTTACATGAACGGGTTCAAGGGATGCCAGTGATTAAAAGCTTTGCGATTGAAGAGTTTGAACAAAAGCAGTTTGACGTACAAAATAAGAACTTTTTAGATAAGGCATTAGAGCACACGAGCTGGAATGCAAAGGCATTTGCGGCCGTTAACACAATTACCGATATCGCACCTTTGCTCGTTATCGGATACTCAGCTTACCTTGTTATTCAAGGAAGTTTAACACTGGGAACAATGATTGCGTTTTTTGCTTATATTGATAAATTGTACAATCCGTTAAGAAGGCTTGTGAATTCTTCCACAACCCTTACGCAGTCATTCGCATCAATGGATAGGGTATTTGAATTCCTTGATGAGAAATATGATATTGTCGATGCTCCCAATGCGGTTGAGTGTAAGGATGTGAAGGGGGACATTACGTTTGATCATGTTCAATTTACCTACAATGAATCAGAGGAAATGATTCTAAAAGATATCAACCTTGATGTGAAAAAAGGGGAGACGATTGCCCTTGTTGGGATGAGCGGTGGAGGAAAGTCGACACTCGTCAGCCTGATTCCTCGTTTCTACGATGTCACTGAGGGGAAAATTTTATTAGATGGAGTAGATATCCGTCATTTCAATGTTCAGACCCTACGAGACAAAATTGGCGTAGTTTTTCAGGACAATATCTTATTTAGTGAATCTGTAAAGAACAATATCTTATTAGGGAAACCTGGCGCAACGGATGATGAGGTATATGAAGCTGCCAAAGCGGCAAATGCGCATGATTTTATCGTGAATCTTGCAAATGGGTATGATACGA
This Neobacillus sp. YX16 DNA region includes the following protein-coding sequences:
- a CDS encoding DUF402 domain-containing protein, which produces MGVPIEGEPIQIHSYKHNGHIHRVWEETTVLKGSQNLVIGGNDRTIVTESDGRTWITREPAICYFHSQYWFNIIGMIREDGIYYYCNLSSPFIFDGEAVKYIDYDLDIKVFPDMTFNLLDEDEYERHRREMKYPEVIDQILKRNVEKLIQWIRQRKGPFAPDFIDIWYERYLTYRR
- the fabL gene encoding enoyl-[acyl-carrier-protein] reductase FabL, which translates into the protein MTQKVALITGSSRGIGKATALRLAQAGYDIVINYARSKSSALKVAEEIEALGRKVLVVKANVGDVSKIKAMFQQIDEEFGRLDIFVNNAASGVQRPIMELEENHWDWTLNINSKALLFCAQEAAKLMEKNGGGKIVSISSLGSIRYLENYTVVGVSKAALEALTRYLAVELAAKNIVVNAVSGGAVDTEALTHFPNREELLQEAKEKTPAGRMVEIEDMVNCVMFLLSEESSMIRGQTIIVDGGISLLV
- a CDS encoding ABC transporter ATP-binding protein, whose product is MSSVRRYLEFVKPYRLQIIGTIIIGVLKFAIPLMIPMLIKYVVDDIIGASGLTNDEKLNKLLIIMGIMIVVFVVVRPPIEYYRQYFAQWTSSKILYDIRDRMYTHIQKLSFKYYANTRSGEVISRVINDVEQTKTFVITGLMNLWLDIATIIIAIIIMFYMNVSLTFVSILLFPLYAISIKYFFGNLRKLTRSRSQALAEIQSYLHERVQGMPVIKSFAIEEFEQKQFDVQNKNFLDKALEHTSWNAKAFAAVNTITDIAPLLVIGYSAYLVIQGSLTLGTMIAFFAYIDKLYNPLRRLVNSSTTLTQSFASMDRVFEFLDEKYDIVDAPNAVECKDVKGDITFDHVQFTYNESEEMILKDINLDVKKGETIALVGMSGGGKSTLVSLIPRFYDVTEGKILLDGVDIRHFNVQTLRDKIGVVFQDNILFSESVKNNILLGKPGATDDEVYEAAKAANAHDFIVNLANGYDTKVGERGVKLSGGQKQRVAIARVFLRNPPILILDEATSALDLESEHLIQEALDKLAKDRTTFVVAHRLSTITHADRIVLIEHGKIVEVGQHEELMAKQGNYYKLFQVQQLEQHNEKTPLQA
- a CDS encoding gamma-type small acid-soluble spore protein, giving the protein MANNQQPNKTSAGTNIQEVRQQNAQSQAGQGSAGATGSAGQFGTEFASQTDAAEVKKQNQQSQANKGQGNSGQFGQS
- a CDS encoding YgaB family protein, whose product is MDHFNRLVSEQMMTMEKLLYLQGELERCQEIEEQLQTLQNETELESVQFDINQMKKELKEIQEIFEKQTEEVIQSYRETDLEPSI